A single region of the Ascaphus truei isolate aAscTru1 chromosome 6, aAscTru1.hap1, whole genome shotgun sequence genome encodes:
- the LOC142498121 gene encoding olfactory receptor 5V1-like — protein sequence MRNHSTVNEFILLGFATLPSVQITLFIVFLFFYVSTLIGNILIITVTTVDSRLQTPMYFFLSNLSFLEIFYTSITIPKMLLNFLLKTNTISFTACAAQMYFFIALGSIECTLLAVMAYDRYVAICNPLCYAIVMDSTICIKLVASAWISGFLNSMVHTILTFRLPFCSSNQINQFFCDIPPLLKVASASTSTNETVLLLVGGVYGLGSFLLILISYIHIISTILKIRSKAGQRKTFSTCASHLLVVTLFFGASFFMYVKPTSKYSLEQDKLIPVIYAVVTPTLNPVIYTLRNKEFKSVLKKMIKKRVFMKRTMHGIYIMIYDA from the exons ATGAGGAATCACAGTACGGTTAATGAGTTCATCTTGCTCGGATTTGCTACCCTTCCATCAGTACAGATCACTCTAtttattgtgtttttgtttttttatgtgtccACTCTGATAGGAAACATTCTTATCATCACTGTAACCACAGTAGACTCTCGTCTCCAGACTCCTATGTATTTTTTCCTCAGCAACCTGTCTTTTCTTGAGATTTTCTACACATCGATCACCATTCCAAAAATGCTGCTTAACTTCCTATTAAAGACCAACACAATTTCTTTCACGGCATGTGCTGCCCAGATGTATTTTTTCATAGCTCTAGGCAGTATAGAATGTACCTTGTTAGCGGTTATGGCATATGACCGTTATGTAGCTATCTGCAATCCATTGTGTTATGCGATTGTGATGGATAGTACAATTTGCATTAAATTGGTAGCAAGCGCCTGGATTAGTGGCTTTCTCAACTCCATGGTTCACACAATCCTTACTTTCCGTCTTCCCTTCTGTTCATCGAATCAAATTAATCAGTTTTTCTGCGATATTCCACCTTTGTTGAAGGTGGCTTCTGCCAGTACCTCCACCAATGAAACTGTTCTGTTGCTTGTTGGAGGTGTATATGGACTTGGATCCTTCCTATTAATTTTAATCTCTTACATCCACATTATTTCCACTATCCTAAAAATCAGATCTAAAGCAGGACAACGGAAAACCTTCTCTACCTGTGCATCACACCTGCTTGTTGTAACGTTGTTCTTTGGAGCCTCATTCTTTATGTATGTAAAACCCACGTCCAAGTATTCACTGGAGCAAGACAAACTGATCCCTGTGATCTATGCTGTAGTTACACCAACACTAAACCCTGTCATATATACACTGAGAAACAAGGAATTCAAAAGTGTGCTGAAGAAAATG ATTAAGAAAAGGGTGTTTATGAAAAGGACCATGCATGGCATATATATTATGATATATGATGCATGA